The following are encoded in a window of Blattabacterium cuenoti genomic DNA:
- the trpA gene encoding tryptophan synthase subunit alpha yields the protein MNKLHKFFELKKKNILCIYFTAGYPTISSTEKIVTTLQDLPVDLIEIGIPYSDPLADGIVIQTSNKISLKNGMNISLLFSQIKKIKDSIRTPIILMGYYNQFYQFGEENFLKKSNESGISGLIFPDLPVNVFLEKYQKMFKKYFLSMIFLVTPKTDPDRISLLSGITDGFLYLISSNSVTGKPISFGEEQISYFKRIQKFSPHVSKLIGFGIRDKKTFEISCQYADGGIIGSSFIQSLNKNRLESSIREYIKSILG from the coding sequence ATGAACAAACTACATAAGTTCTTTGAATTAAAAAAGAAAAATATATTGTGCATTTATTTCACAGCGGGTTATCCAACCATAAGTAGCACAGAAAAAATAGTCACCACTTTACAGGATCTTCCTGTAGATTTAATTGAAATAGGGATTCCTTATTCGGATCCTTTAGCAGATGGAATAGTTATTCAAACTAGTAATAAAATTTCGTTAAAAAATGGAATGAATATTTCTTTGTTATTTTCACAAATAAAAAAGATTAAAGATTCTATAAGAACCCCTATTATTCTTATGGGGTATTACAATCAGTTTTATCAATTTGGAGAAGAAAATTTTTTAAAAAAAAGTAATGAATCCGGAATATCTGGACTAATTTTTCCAGATTTACCTGTCAATGTTTTTTTAGAAAAATATCAAAAAATGTTTAAAAAATATTTTTTATCTATGATATTCTTGGTTACACCAAAAACAGATCCAGATAGAATTTCCTTATTAAGTGGAATAACCGATGGTTTTTTATATTTAATTTCTTCTAATTCTGTAACTGGAAAGCCGATTTCTTTTGGAGAAGAGCAAATTTCCTATTTTAAGAGAATACAAAAATTTTCTCCACATGTATCTAAATTAATTGGATTTGGAATAAGAGATAAAAAAACCTTTGAGATTTCATGTCAATATGCAGATGGAGGAATAATAGGAAGTTCTTTCATTCAATCATTAAATAAAAATAGATTGGAATCTAGTATTCGAGAATATATAAAATCTATTTTAGGATAG